The segment CATCATCGACGGCAATGTCATTGTTCCCTGAATTAAATCAGAGGCAACCGGTTTTCCCAGCTCATTCTCGCTGGCGGTAAAATCAAGGATATCGTCTACTATTTGGAAGGAGATTCCTAAATTGATTCCGTAATCTCTCATCGCTTTGATTTCTTCTTCGGAGGCTCCCCCCAACACCGCCCCGCCCTCGGTTGCCAAAGCAAAAAGAGCCGCTGTTTTACCGGTAATCCGTTCAAGATAATCATCAAACGTTTGGTTGATTTGGAAGGAACTGAACCCCTGTTTCAATTCGCCGTGAGAAATCGCTTCAAGCGTTTCGGCAAATAACCCGACCACACGCAAATTGCCGGTGGCAATGGCAAAAAGTGAGGCCTTGGCAAACAAGTAATCCCCAAAAATAATGGCCCTATCCACACCCCAAATACTGTTAATTGTTGCCCGTCCGCGGCGCACGTTGGCTTTGTCGATAGCATCGTCATGGACAAGCGTGGCAATATGCATTAGTTCACTGGCAGATGCCATATTAACCAACTTTTCGTGCTGATAGTTATACAAACTGCCGGAATGCAGTGCCAGTAAAGGGCGCACCACTTTACCGCCGGAACCTAAAATTTGTTCCAGCATTTTATGAAGTTCGGGGAAGGTCTTACTCTTTTCGGACGCAAGCACTTTAAACTTATCTTCAACCCCGGTAAGCCCGTCTTTAACGAGCGAATAAACTTGTTTTATATCCACGACGATATTTCTCCTATCGTTTTATATTTCATCGCTTTTGCCGAGTCTAGCGGTTTCTTGTTCGATAATCTCTTCATCCAGCTTGGTAAAAAGCGGCTGGGGCGGTAATAATTTTTGCCCCGGCGAAGGAAGGCGTAATTGCCATCCGTCATCTTCCACTTTACCGTCAAAACCGAGATATTCGTGCAATTTTTGAGAGCTAAACGGCAGGAAAGGATAAAATGCGGTTCTAAGGCCGGAAATAACCGAGATTGCCACATAAAGGGTTACCGCTGCCGCTTGCCTATCGATTTTAATAACCTTCCAAGGGGATTTTTCTTCAAGATAGCGATTAGCTTCCTGTGCCAATGCCATTGCTGTTCGAATGGCTTCCTTAAACTTGCACGCGGCTATCAATTCCCCCATTTTTTCCAACGTCGCTTCGGTTTTTTTCAAGATAACCTGGTTTTCATCATCTATATCGATCGGATCCGGAACACAACCGTCAAAACTGCGGTAAGTAAAAGTCAGAACGCGTTGAACCAAATTACCGTATGTCGCTACCAACTCGTCGTTATTGCGGCGTACAAATTCACGCCATGAGAAATCGGTATCGCTGGATTCCGGCATATTCGCCGAAAGTAAATATCTTAACGGGTCGGGGTCGTAGCGCGAGAGATAATCCGGCAGCCAAACCGCCCAATTTAAGCTGCTTGAAAGTTTCCTGCCCTCAATGGTGAGGTATTCATTGGCAGGAACATCGTAAGGTAAATTAAGACCTCCGTATCCCAAAAGCATCGCCGGCCAAATTATGGTATGGAAAGGAATATTGTCCTTCCCGATGAAATTATAGCTTTTAACGTCATCGGCTTGCCAGAATTCGCGCCATTTATCGGGGTTACCACCGGCTTTTGCCCATTCCTTGGAGGCTGACAGATAACCGATAACCGCCTCAAACCAAACATATATGCGCTTGCCCTCATAGCCCTCAAACGGCAGCGGAACCCCCCAACTGATATCACGTGTAATTGCCCGGTCTTTTAATCCGGATTGGAGGTAGCCGATTGTAAAATTGGCAACGTTTGCGCGCCAATGTTTCTGTTTTTTAACCCATGTCAACAGCTCGTCTTCAAAAGCGGAAAGCTTAAGAAAGAACTGTTCGGAATCGCGAAACTCAGGGGTTGTGCCGCATGTTCTGCAACGTGGGGCTTTTAATTCATTCGGGTTTAAGGGTTGCCCGCACTTGTCGCATTGATCCCCGCGCGCACCCTCGTAACCGCATAAATGACATGTTCCTTCTACGTAACGGTCCGGTAGATAGCGGTTGCATTTAGAGCAATAAGGCTGTAAGACAGTATCCTTATAAATGTACCCCTTATTAAAAAGGGTCATAAAGATATCCTGCGATACTTCCCGGTGGTTTTCGGTTCCGGTACTGGTAAAAAGGTCAAACGTTATTCCAAAATCTTTAAAAGACTCTAAAAATTGCTTGTGATATTTTTCGGCAATTTCGGAAGGCTCTACCCCCTCCTGCTCGGCGCGAATCGTTATCGGTGTGCCGTGCACGTCCGACCCCGATACCATTAAAACAAGATTGCCCTTTGTACGGTGATAACGGGCAAAAATATCCGGCGGGAGGTAGGCTCCGGCAATATGACCCAAGTGAAGCGAACTATTGGCATACGGCCAAGCCACTCCGATAAGTATTTTTTCTCTCATACCGCCTTATTCCTGATTAAAATCCGATTCGGTAAAAAAGGAAAGGATTTTTTCGCCTTTTTCCACTTTATAATGCGCATATCCTTTATCGAGGGCGCATTTTACGCAGTAGCGCACGGTCTCACCCTTTTCAACTTCTTTGCCGTCTTCTTCATCAACGCAAAGATACCTCTCCGGATATTGAATAACACGATTACAAATATCGCAGTTAATTCCGCCTAATGAGATACATCCCCTTCTCATATTTAACTCTTTAACTCCTTTTAATCATCAATCAGATATTAACAAACGGATTACGATAAAAGTTTCAGCCACGCCTGGTAAACTTCTTTTTTCGCTAATCCAGTTTCTTTAACCACTTTTTCCACAGATTCTCTGGCCCCTAACCCCTCTTGCTGTAATGCCTCAAGCCTTTTGATTACATCGCCGGTAAGCTGTGGTTTTTCCTTGGCTTTGCCGTCAATCACAAGAACAAATTCGCCTCTCGGATCGTTAAAGTGTTCCAGCGCCTCGCTAGCCGTTCCCCGAAAGACTTCTTCGTACATTTTTGTAAGTTCACGGCAAACACAAATTCTTCTGTCGCCTAAAACGTATATTATATCACTTAATGCCGCCTGCAAGCGATGAGGCGCTTCGTAAGCGATTATTGTACCGGTTTCGGAAAGAACTGTTGTAAGCACCTTTCTTCTGTCGCCGATTCTGCGCGGCAGGAAACCGATAAAAGTAAAACGATCTGTCGGCAAGCCCGAAACAGCCAGAGCCGTTATGATTGCCGAGGGTCCGGGAATCGGTACAACCGTAAAACCCTTTTCAACAGCGGCGGCAACCAGCTCGTATCCGGGGTCGGAAATACCCGGCATCCCGGCTTCCGAAACAATGGCTATATCTTTCTGCTCCAGTTGGCTTAAGATATAGTCCAGCTTATCTATTTTATTATGCTCGTAATAACTTGTCAGGGACGTTTTTATCTCGTATTTGTCCAGTAGTATCCTGGTTTTACGTGTATCTTCGGCAGCAATTAAATCTACCTCACGCAAAATCCTGACAGCTCGCGGGGAAATATCTTCCAAGTTTCCAATGGGGGTCGCCACAATATACAGGCTAGGCATTTATATTTTGTCTTCCTTATTTTTTACATTATAACGTAATCGGTTTTCAGAGTCTAGAAAATAATATGCAGACCTGCTACTGTTTGTGATATAATAACCAATTAAATTTAGCAAACCGCTTTTTTTATTTTCTTTTAACCATTTAACTGCTACCGTATACTATATATTAATTTCATTAAGGAGGAAAAGTTATGAGTGTACCCCAATATAAAGAGTTGCGCCGTTCTTACGGTTTTGACGAAGTTGCGATAGTCCCCGGAGACGTATCGATAAACCCCGACCAAACCAATTTGGATTTAAAAATCGGTGATATAACCTTTGGATTGCCGGTGATTGCTTCGGCAATGGACGGAGTAACCGATACCAAGACAGCCGTTATTATGAGTAATTACGGCGGCTTGTCGGTTTTAAACCTCGAAGGGATTCAAACACGATACGAAAGACCGGATGATATTTTAGAAGAAATAGCGCAAGCCCCCAACGATCAAATTACCGCCTTAATGCAAAAAATATATTCCCAGCCGATGAGAGATGACCTGGTAGCGGAGCGTATAAAAGCAATTAAAAAAGAAGGCGCCGTCTGTGCCGTTTCGGTTACACCGGCTAACACAAAAAGGCTTGCGCCGATTATTGTAGAAGCGGGAGCCGATATTTTGGTTGTTGCTTCAACGGTAACCACCGCCCGCCACATTTCAAAAAGCTACAAGGGTTTGAGCTTTGAAGAGCTTTGCAATACTATTTCGATTCCGGTTGTTGTCGGTAACTGTGTCAGCTACAGCGCTTGCTTGGAACTGATGCGAACCGGTATTGCGGCCATTCTGGTCGGTGTCGGCCCCGGTGCCGCCTGTACTTCTCGCGAAGTACTTGGTATCGGCGTTCCTCAGATTACGGCAACAATGGATTGTGCCGCCGCCCGTGATGATTACGAAAAAGAGTCCGGCAGATACGTCCCTGTTATTACCGACGGTGGTTTCCGCAAGGGCGGCGACGTTTGCAAGGCATTTGTTGCCGGTGCCGATGCGGTAATGCTCGGTTCAATACTGGCTCAAGCCAAAGAAGCCCCGGGCAGGGGTTACCATTGGGGAATGGCTAATCCGCACGCTTCCCTTCCCAGAGGTACAAGGATTAAAGTCGGTGTTAATAGCTCTTACGAACAAATCCTGTTTGGCCCGTCTTCGATAACCAACGGCAGCCAGAACTTAATCGGCGCGCTGCGCACGACGATGGGTGTTTGCGGAGCGGCAACAATCAGGGAATTACAGCAGGCTGAAATGGTAATTGCGCCTTCAATAACCAGCGAAGGCAAGTTTTATCAGATGAGCGGACTTGCTTCCAAGTAACGATAATTAAGGACTAAAAAACGAAAGCCCTCGCAAAACACGAGGGCTTTTTTATATGCGGAATTATATGTGCTTATTCGTCGTCTTCGTCTTCATCGTCACCGGCATCGGCAGCAACCGGTGCTTCTCTGGGCACCTGAGGCACTATCGCTCTCGATTTATCCTGTTTGCGTTTGGAAGGAACGACAAGTTTCTCCGTATCCTTTTTGAATTTTTTAAGCGCCTCAAGTGATTCGGTATCGTTAACCTGCACTACCACCCCACACACCCCCATATCCCAAATCGCCTGTAATTCATCAACACTTAACCCCAAAGGCACGGATACCAAAAGCGGTTTGGATGTCAAAAGTGCAAAACGCTTGTAAACGGTTAATTTTTGCCAAGTAAGCAAGAATTTTTCGTTTTGTTTTTCATCCAGGAAAAAAGCGTTTTGAGGCATTGTATCCAAAACGCGGATCATTTCGGTAGGCATTTCGTTATTAACAACAATTACTTTGTCCGTTTTTTCGGATTTCAATAAAGAAGCGGCCGGGATATTATCATCAAAAACAACAAAGTCGAGTACCGTTTTCTCAAAATCAATTTTTACGGAACCGTTGAGGCGGCATCCGCACGGAATATTTTTAACCGCTTTGGCAGCTTTTTCGGCAGCTTTAACATCTGCAGCTTTTTGAGCATTAAACAGCAGCGCATCCGCAACATCGGCAATATCCGTTCCAGCCGATAAATCCGCCTGACCGACCAAAGCAATAACAAGCAGTTTCGGTTTTAAGTTTTTTTGGACAGTTCTGAAACCCAAAGGCGGCGGCTCGGAATGCGAAGCCTGTTTTAATATATCAATTAAACGACCCATCTTCCCTCCCAAAATATAAGGATAATAGTGGAGCCAGCGAGAGGATTCGAACCCCCGACCCGCGCTTTACGAAAGCGCTGCTCTACCTACTGAGCTACGCTGGCTTTAGCTAAAGTATAGCATAAACCCCGCTGTTGATAAAAAATCAAAAAGAGGGTTTAGCTGCGTTTCGGACGTTGCAGCAGAAACGAAAGTAAAATACCGCCGTCCACCTGGCTAACGCTGTGCGAAATTATCAGCCAGCCCCCGCCGTTAAGATTTGGTAGCGATTTACTGATATTATTTAAGGTTTTTGAAACCTTTAACGCAAAGGCCTTTTGTAGTTCAGGGTTTTTATAATCCGGTCCGTCGGATAAAATATCATCGTCCTGTTTTTGAAAGACAAACTCGGTTGCCATCGCATATTCATAAGGATTTTCCAAAATGTACCTCCGTTTATGTATAATGATTATGATTGTTATACGCAAACAATGTCAATGTTTTTGGAAAGCGTTTTGAATTTTTACATCAAGATTTATTCGGAATGAGGTAGATTTTAGTTATGGATAACAAATTCAATATTAACGCGACAACAGTTTTAAATAACGGCGTGCAAATGCCGGTGTTAGGCTTGGGGACATGGCAAATAACCGGAGAGGCCGCCGAAAAAGCAGTTGGGTGGGCGTTAAAGAGCGGTTACAGACATATCGATACGGCAACCGCGTATCACAACGAGGTTAATGTCGGCAAGGCTTTAGCCGAAAGCGGAGTTTCGCGTAAAGACCTCTTTATAACAACCAAACTCTGGAATACAGACCACGGTTACGATAATACGATTGCCGCCCTTGAAAAAAGCCTGCGGGATTTAGGGCTTACTTATGTCGATTTATACCTGGTACATTGGCCGGTAAGCGGTATGTATACCGAAACATGGAAGGCAATGGAGCATCTGCTTGCTGCCGATAAATGCCGCGCCATCGGTGTCAGTAATTTTACAATCAGGCATTTGGACGAACTTTTAAAAGAAGCGCTTGTTATTCCGGCGGTAAATCAAATGGAATTTAGCCCTTACCTTTATCAAAAGGATCTATTGGATTACTGCAATTCAAAAAAGATTCAGGTTGAGGCTTACAGCCCCTTAACGCGCGGCAACCAACTGGATGACCCCGAACTGGCGTCCATTGCCGCCAAATACGGTAAAAGCACTGCTCAAATACTTATCAGATGGTCGTTACAATCGGGGCTGGTTGTTATTCCGAAAGCATCATCGCTAAAGCATATCCAAGAAAATGCGGATGTATTCGACTTTGAAATATCCGCGGAAGATATGCAAAAAGTAACATCATTTCATAAAGATTTGCGCATCTGCTGGAACCCTGAAAAAGAAGCTTAAATCGATAAAACCTTGTGCTATTCAAGATTGAATTATCAGTTTTTGGGGACTTTCGGAGAAGGCAACAGCACCTCTGCGCTTGATAAGTCCAATGTACTAAGAGTACAATAATCTATGCAATTATTAAAGGAGTTTTTTCATGGAATCCAACCCTTACAAAGTTAAATCCGGACTCGCCCAAATGCTTAAAGGCGGCGTTATTATGGATGTCGTTAACCCCGAACAAGCCAAAATCGCCGAAGCCGCAGGCGCCTGCTCCGTTATGGCCCTCGAAAGAGTGCCCGCCGATATCCGTGCCGCAGGCGGCGTCGCCCGCATGGCCGATATCTCCGTTATCGAAAATATTATGAAGGCCGTTTCTGTTCCCGTTATGGCTAAATGCCGTATCGGTCATTTTGTTGAAGCCAGGGTATTGGAATCAATCGGCATCGACTTTATTGATGAATCCGAAGTCCTAACCCCTGCCGATGAAACCAACCACGTCTGGAAGCACGATTTCAAAGTGCCTTTCGTTTGCGGTTGCCGCAATATCGGCGAGGCCTTAAGGCGTATTGCCGAGGGCGCCGCAATGATTCGCACCAAAGGCGAAGCCGGCACCGGTAATATCGTTGAAGCCGTTAGGCATATGCGCACGGTTACCGATAGCATCAGAGAGCTTGCCAACATGCCGCAAGAAAAATTGATTACCTTTGCCAAAGAAAACGGCGCTCCCTACGAACTGGTTAAATTAGTCCGCGATACCGGTAAACTACCCGTTGTTAACTTTGCCGCCGGAGGCGTTGCCACACCGGCCGATGCCGCCTTAATGATGCAGCTCGGCGCCGAGGGTGTCTTTGTCGGCTCAGGCATCTTTAAATCGGAAGACCCCGAAAAGAGGGCTAAAGCCATCGTTAAAGCGGTCGCCAACTATCAAAACTACGAAATTATTGCCGAGGTTAGCCGAAACTTGGGTGAGGCTATGCCCGGAATCGAAATTAAACAAATCCCCGAAGACCAAATGCTCTCATCAAGGGGATCGTAAATTGCGGGAGGCTCGATTTGCCGAGAGTAATTGATGAAGAACTTAACGCATTACTGGAGATTTTGCCGCCGCATATCCGCCAACCGTTACAGCAACAAGAAGAGATAGATTTTTTGCTTGAAATCGTCTTGGATCTCGGTCGTTATCCGGAAGCGCGTTTCCCAAATAGCGACGTATGCCTGAGCATGCAAGAAGTTTCCCAAGATGATATCGACTTCGTAACCGCAAGAATCGGCAGTTTCGGTGAGGATAACCGTGCCGGTATTGAGCGCACGTTGCACCGTATTTCGGCTATCCGCAATCGTAAAGGTAAAATTGTAGGGCTTAGCTGCCGCGCCGGACGCGCCGTTTTCGGCACCATTAAAATAATAGAAGACTTGGTTCAATCGGATAAAAGCGTTTTACTGTTAGGACGCCCCGGAATCGGGAAAACGACAATGCTAAGAGAGGCGGCGCGTGTACTTTCGACAGTGGCAAAGAAGCGTGTCGTAATTGTTGATACTTCAAACGAAATTGCCGGCGACGGAGATATCCCGCACCCTGCCATCGGACGCTCACGCCGTATGCAGGTAATCTCCCCCAACATGCAGCATGCCGTTATGATTGAAGCAGTCGAAAACCATATGCCTCAGGTGATTATAATTGATGAAATCGGCACCGAATTGGAAGCGCAGGCCGCCCGCACAATTGCCGAACGAGGCGTTCAGTTAATCGGTACGGCGCACGGTAATACACTTGAAAACCTGATGTTAAACCCAACCCTTTCCGACCTGATTGGCGGAATACAATCGGTAACTTTAGGCGATGAAGAAGCAAAAAGGCGCGGCACTCAAAAAACCATTTTAGAGCGCAAATCACCGCCGACTTTTGATATAGTAATTGAAATCCAAGACAGGTACCAAGTTGCGGTCCACCCCGATGTTGGGGCATCGATAGATGCTCTTCTTCGCGGATATCCGGCAACAACCGAAACGCGCTCCTTGGATAGTAACTGTGAAGTCGTTATTAAAAGGGAAGAGTTTTTTGACGTAAAAGAAAAGCCATCCAAATCGCGCGAAAGCACACCCCAAAAAAGGCAACCGTCGCCGAAGCTCTACCCTTTCGGTATTAACCGCGTCCGTCTGGAACAAGCGGCCAAGGAGCTGCATGTTACCTTGAATTTGGTGGATAATCTTAACGATGCGGATATGATGATAACTTCTAAAACTTATTATCGTAACCGTCCGCAAAAAATACGTGATGCCGAAGCATCCAATCTGCCGGTTTATGTGCTCCGCAAACACACCCCAATCCAGCTCAAACAAATGCTGGCAACCATCCACCCCGGAGCTGTTATCAGCAAAAACGAAGGCAGAAGTTACATTTTAGGTTCAGCGATTAAAGAGGCTGAAGAAGCGGTGGATATTGCCAAAGAAAGCACGGAGGCTGTTGAGCTAAACCCGCAAAGCGCTTATATTCGCCGTTTGCAACATATCGTTGCCGAAAGAAACAATCTTTTATCCAAAAGCACCGGCAGGGAACCCAACCGGCGGGTAAGTATATTTAAGGAATCGTAGTTATGTCTTTGTTTATTACTTTTGAGGGCGGTGAAGGCAGCGGCAAGAGCTTCCAATCCAGTGTACTTTTAAAGCTACTGGCACGTGACGAAATCGCAGCAATTCAAACCAGAGAACCCGGCGGAACACAAATCGGGGAGGAAATTTCAAGGTGCGTTAAATGGCAAACCGAACCTATTTCTCCGCTCTCCGAGCTTTTACTGTTTAATGCTTCACGCTGTCATTTAATTGAAAGTGTTATCCGCCCGGCATTAAAGGAAGGTAAAATCGTTATATGCGACCGTTTTACCGATTCCACCCTTGTTTATCAGGGTTTTGGGCGCCAGCTGGATATGAATACAATCAATGAGATTAACAATTTGGCAACGGGCGGATTAAAACCCGATCTTACAATACTGATGGATATCCTGCCGGGGATTGGACTGGCACGTAAACACGGGCAAAAAAGAGACCGCTTCGAAAAGGAAAGCCTCACTTTTCACAATAAAATTCGCAAAGGCTACCTGGAACTGGCGGCCAAAGAACCGGAAAGATGGTTTGTAATCGATGCGTCAAAAAGCAAAGAAGAAATTGCCCGGGAAATCTGGCAAAAAGTACGCCCGCTAATCAAACAGAAAAACGATGATGAGATTGAAATCGAAGAAACTTTTTCGGCAACGGATTACACGGAACCCGATGAGAATGCCGGGGAAGGAACAGCAGAATGAAAAAAATAGGGGTTGCTCTTAGCGGCGGTGTTGACTCTTCTGTCGCCTGTCTGCTTTTAAAAGACAGGGGCTATGATATTTTTGCAATTACAATGTCGATTTCCGAATACAGTGATGATAAAATCGAATCGGCTTCGCAGGTTGCCGAGAAGTTAGCTATCCCACACTATGTGGTAGATCTTAAAAAAGAGTTTAACGAAGAAGTAATTCAGCCTTTTTGTTACAGTTACAGTATCGGAAAAACCCCAAACCCTTGCGTCCGCTGTAACTATCACATCAAATTCAACGCACTTTTTGAAAAAGCAAAAGAGCTTGGGGCGGATTATCTGGCCAGCGGACATTATGCCCATATTTTGGAAACAGGCGCGGAATTCAAACTGTTTAAGGGGGTTGACTCCGTTAAAGACCAATCGTACTTTCTTTATATGTTAAAACAGGAACAGTTAAAACATCTATTGATGCCGCTGGGAGGATTTACCAAAAAGGAAGTAAAAGCAATCGCCGCAAAACTTGGAATCAGCACCGTTACAGGGCATGAAAGCCACGATATTTGTTTTATCCCACAAAACGGATACGATGAGTTTATCCATGAAAATGTACCCACCGAACGCGGCAATGTCCTGGATACCGACGGCAAAATAATCGGAGAACATAAAGGGCTCGCCTATTACACCGTCGGGCAAAGACAGGGGCTGGGATTGGCGTCAAGCAGCAGGAAATATATTGTTAAACTGGACCCGTTCAATAATACTATTATTCTTGGGGAATACGAACAGCTTTTCTTAAACAAACTGCGCGCCGGTGAGTTAACTTGGGTATCGGGGAATGCCCCGCTTAACACGGAGCAAATAAATGCCAAAATCCGTTACAGAGCCCCCGAATCGCCGGTTAAAATAAAATTTGACGGTAATTATTGCGATGTGGAATTTGAACATCCTCAATGGGCAATAACACCCGGGCAGTCAATTGTTTTTTATCGCGGGGATGAGGTATTGGGCGGGGGTATAATTGAATCCCCCGATTTCTCAATGAGCTAATCCTTACCTAATAATAAATCCAATCAAAGGAAGAATATTGAAGTCTGCTAATAAACCGACATTCGATGAAGAAAAGAAATTAACCAAGCAAGGATTCCGTTGCATTGCCGGAGTTGATGAAGCCGGGCGCGGCTGTTTAGCGGGGCCGGTAGTTGCGGCGGCAGTTATTCTTCCTTCAAAAATGAAAAGAGACTGGTTAAAACAGGTAGCGGACAGCAAGTTACTAACCGCCGAAAAGCGCGAATATCTTTATCCGTTTATTCGCGAAGAAGCCGTTGCATACGGAATAGGTGTCGTATCGAACGAAATTATCGATGTAACAAATATTTTACAAGCTACAAAACTTGCAATGAAACTGGCAATTGAAAAGTTGGATCCGCAACCGGATACCCTGCTTATAGACTACCTAAAATTGCAGGATGTACACCTGCCGCAAAAGGGAATCCCTCACGGAGACGGCTTGTGTTTATCAATTGCTTGCGCCTCAATTGTAGCTAAAGTTTACAGGGATAAATTGATGGATGAAATGGATGAGTTGTACCCGGGTTACGGATTATGTAAACATAAAGGCTATTGGACCGCAGAGCACATTTCGTGCCTTAATGAACTCGGCCCCTGCCCGATACACCGCCGTACTTTCCGCCCAATCAAAGGAATGTATTTACGTTGAAGCTCTCGCGCAAAGAAATCGGCGCGCTCGGAGAATCCCTCGCCGCAAATCACCTCAAAAATAATGGCCTGGTTATAATTGAAACCAACTACCGATGCCCTCACGGGGAAATAGATATTATTGCTCAAGAAAAAAACTGTATTGTTTTTACGGAAGTTCGCACCAAGACCGGAAATTTGTTCGGTGCGCCCGAAGAATCGATAACAGAAAGTAAAAAGAAGCACTTAATAGATACGGCTTATACCTATCTTGAAGAAAAAGACCAAATGCAAGAGGATTGGCGGATTGATTTTGTCGCCGTGGAACTGGACCGTAACCATAAGCAGACAAGAATCGAGCATTACAGAAATGCAATTGAAGGATAAGGCTTATTAAACAAAGCTCCTCGCCGTTCGTTGGACCCTTCGACAAGCTCAGAATGACGCTACCGTCTTTGCGAGGAGCGAGCCTCTGGCGAGCGACGTGGCAATCTCCAGAAAATTTATTAGAGATTGCTTCGCCTTCCCTACGGGAATGGTCTCGCAAAGACAAGGGAGAATTGGTTCGCTGCGCTCGCAAAGACAGGGGTTTTGTCATCCCGCTTTCCTCTCTTGTCATCCTGAACGCAGTGAAGGATCTAAGATAACGGGGAATGTAGGCTGTAAGGTACCCTCAGCAACAAAAAGAGGCATCGCCCTACCGTATAAAGAGTTGCCGAACAGTGTACTATCCACCAACTCCCAGATTCTTCGGCAAGCTCAGACCCTTCGACAGGCTCAGGGCGCTCGGAATTTGGATTGTCTTTGCGAGGAACGAGCCTTTAGGCGAATGACGTGGCAATCTCCAAGAAATTTAATCTATATGAGATTGCTTCGCCTTCCCTGCGGGAATGGTCTCGCAAAGACAAGGGAGAATTGCTTCGCTGCGCTCGCAAAGATAGAGGTCTTCCCCCAGCCGTTCGTATCCTTCGACAGGCTCAGGGCGCTCGGAATTTGGATTGTCTTTGCGAGGAACGAGCCTTCGGCGAGTGACGTGGCAATCTCCTACGGATTTATTAGAGATTGCTTCGCTGCGCTCGCAAAGACAGGGGTTTTGTCATCCCGCTTTCCTCTCTTGTCATCCTGAACGAAGTGAAGGATCTAAGAGGACGGGAAATGTGGGCTGTTAGGTGACCTCGGAAACAAAAAAGAGGTATCATCCTGCCGTAAATACGCTACCGAACGGTGCACTATCCTCTAACCCCTAGATTCTTCGGCAGGCTCAGAATGACAATAACAAACAATACTGCCTTTTTAGTACTTTCGGTTATTGTATTGGTTCACTTTGAAGAGTAGAATCAAATTAAGGGCAAAAAATGCAACCTTTTTAATAAAATGCGGTTATCCTATAAAAGGGGGTAAAAATATTTTTAAAAAACAGGGATTTGTTCAGGTTTTGTTAAGATTTAAGTGGTAGAGTATAAAAAACAAGGGAAATTGATAGTAAATTAGTACTACTAAAAAATACACTCGAGGCAAAATTATGTTTTATATAGTATTGCAAAAAGCATACGGGGTATGGCAAGTGGATAGTAGAATGCCCTGCCCTTTTAGCACAGGGATTGGGCTAG is part of the Dehalococcoidales bacterium genome and harbors:
- the pdxS gene encoding pyridoxal 5'-phosphate synthase lyase subunit PdxS, whose protein sequence is MESNPYKVKSGLAQMLKGGVIMDVVNPEQAKIAEAAGACSVMALERVPADIRAAGGVARMADISVIENIMKAVSVPVMAKCRIGHFVEARVLESIGIDFIDESEVLTPADETNHVWKHDFKVPFVCGCRNIGEALRRIAEGAAMIRTKGEAGTGNIVEAVRHMRTVTDSIRELANMPQEKLITFAKENGAPYELVKLVRDTGKLPVVNFAAGGVATPADAALMMQLGAEGVFVGSGIFKSEDPEKRAKAIVKAVANYQNYEIIAEVSRNLGEAMPGIEIKQIPEDQMLSSRGS
- a CDS encoding R3H domain-containing nucleic acid-binding protein, translating into MPRVIDEELNALLEILPPHIRQPLQQQEEIDFLLEIVLDLGRYPEARFPNSDVCLSMQEVSQDDIDFVTARIGSFGEDNRAGIERTLHRISAIRNRKGKIVGLSCRAGRAVFGTIKIIEDLVQSDKSVLLLGRPGIGKTTMLREAARVLSTVAKKRVVIVDTSNEIAGDGDIPHPAIGRSRRMQVISPNMQHAVMIEAVENHMPQVIIIDEIGTELEAQAARTIAERGVQLIGTAHGNTLENLMLNPTLSDLIGGIQSVTLGDEEAKRRGTQKTILERKSPPTFDIVIEIQDRYQVAVHPDVGASIDALLRGYPATTETRSLDSNCEVVIKREEFFDVKEKPSKSRESTPQKRQPSPKLYPFGINRVRLEQAAKELHVTLNLVDNLNDADMMITSKTYYRNRPQKIRDAEASNLPVYVLRKHTPIQLKQMLATIHPGAVISKNEGRSYILGSAIKEAEEAVDIAKESTEAVELNPQSAYIRRLQHIVAERNNLLSKSTGREPNRRVSIFKES
- the tmk gene encoding dTMP kinase, which produces MSLFITFEGGEGSGKSFQSSVLLKLLARDEIAAIQTREPGGTQIGEEISRCVKWQTEPISPLSELLLFNASRCHLIESVIRPALKEGKIVICDRFTDSTLVYQGFGRQLDMNTINEINNLATGGLKPDLTILMDILPGIGLARKHGQKRDRFEKESLTFHNKIRKGYLELAAKEPERWFVIDASKSKEEIAREIWQKVRPLIKQKNDDEIEIEETFSATDYTEPDENAGEGTAE
- the mnmA gene encoding tRNA 2-thiouridine(34) synthase MnmA: MKKIGVALSGGVDSSVACLLLKDRGYDIFAITMSISEYSDDKIESASQVAEKLAIPHYVVDLKKEFNEEVIQPFCYSYSIGKTPNPCVRCNYHIKFNALFEKAKELGADYLASGHYAHILETGAEFKLFKGVDSVKDQSYFLYMLKQEQLKHLLMPLGGFTKKEVKAIAAKLGISTVTGHESHDICFIPQNGYDEFIHENVPTERGNVLDTDGKIIGEHKGLAYYTVGQRQGLGLASSSRKYIVKLDPFNNTIILGEYEQLFLNKLRAGELTWVSGNAPLNTEQINAKIRYRAPESPVKIKFDGNYCDVEFEHPQWAITPGQSIVFYRGDEVLGGGIIESPDFSMS
- a CDS encoding ribonuclease HII, which gives rise to MKSANKPTFDEEKKLTKQGFRCIAGVDEAGRGCLAGPVVAAAVILPSKMKRDWLKQVADSKLLTAEKREYLYPFIREEAVAYGIGVVSNEIIDVTNILQATKLAMKLAIEKLDPQPDTLLIDYLKLQDVHLPQKGIPHGDGLCLSIACASIVAKVYRDKLMDEMDELYPGYGLCKHKGYWTAEHISCLNELGPCPIHRRTFRPIKGMYLR
- a CDS encoding YraN family protein, giving the protein MKLSRKEIGALGESLAANHLKNNGLVIIETNYRCPHGEIDIIAQEKNCIVFTEVRTKTGNLFGAPEESITESKKKHLIDTAYTYLEEKDQMQEDWRIDFVAVELDRNHKQTRIEHYRNAIEG